A stretch of Desulfurivibrio alkaliphilus AHT 2 DNA encodes these proteins:
- a CDS encoding phospholipase D-like domain-containing protein, with amino-acid sequence MIDSSTVHQALTAEQTLTRAAAFIRICRKMQTPFPLHWQRFPWRDGNRFTLLADGEIFFPAMLADIAAARHFVLLEMYLLASGRVADSFISAFEAAIARGVDVFVLADDFGARGLNQVDRNRLHQAGAHLAFYNPLHYGKWRRNFWRDHRKLLVVDGEIAYTGGTGITDDFVPRPPYSSTFPLLAATPPWHDVMLRVQGPCVADWQNAFAQVWKHTRDGRHSPQSPPVQPGLRQGRVFGRQGAKAAATGRAATHKCCTAGEQQPGLGRVVLNNPVRMEIKRSLLNRLRNSQRRAWIATAYFIPSWKLRRALYQAARRGCDVRLLLPGPHTDHPSVRHVGRRYYHKLLAAGVRIFEYQPRFLHAKTLLIDNWVSIGSSNIDRWNFRWSLEANQEASDPALKDQLAGLFEQNFAASREILADQWHHRPWYQRLPERFWGTLELWLERFNQRQP; translated from the coding sequence ATGATCGACAGTAGCACCGTGCACCAGGCATTGACCGCCGAACAGACATTGACCAGGGCGGCGGCGTTCATTAGAATATGCCGCAAGATGCAGACTCCCTTCCCCCTTCACTGGCAACGCTTTCCATGGCGCGACGGCAACCGGTTTACCCTGCTGGCCGACGGGGAGATTTTTTTCCCGGCGATGCTGGCCGATATCGCCGCCGCCCGGCACTTTGTGCTGTTGGAAATGTATCTGCTGGCCTCGGGCCGGGTGGCCGACAGTTTTATCTCCGCCTTTGAGGCGGCCATCGCCCGCGGGGTCGATGTTTTTGTGCTGGCCGACGATTTCGGCGCCCGCGGCCTCAACCAGGTGGACCGCAACCGTCTGCACCAAGCCGGGGCGCACCTGGCCTTTTACAATCCCCTGCACTACGGCAAGTGGCGCCGCAATTTCTGGCGCGATCACCGCAAGCTGCTGGTGGTGGACGGCGAGATCGCCTACACCGGCGGCACCGGCATCACCGATGACTTTGTGCCCCGCCCCCCCTATTCTTCAACCTTTCCCCTGCTGGCCGCAACCCCGCCCTGGCATGACGTGATGCTGAGGGTGCAAGGTCCCTGCGTGGCCGACTGGCAAAACGCCTTTGCCCAAGTTTGGAAACACACCCGCGACGGCCGCCACAGCCCGCAATCGCCCCCCGTACAGCCCGGGCTTCGACAAGGTCGCGTCTTTGGGCGGCAAGGAGCCAAAGCGGCCGCGACCGGGCGGGCGGCAACCCACAAATGTTGTACCGCAGGTGAGCAGCAACCGGGCCTGGGAAGGGTCGTGCTCAACAATCCGGTGCGTATGGAAATCAAACGTTCGCTGCTGAATCGGTTGCGCAACAGCCAACGCCGCGCCTGGATTGCCACCGCCTACTTCATCCCCTCCTGGAAGCTCCGCCGCGCGCTTTACCAGGCGGCCCGGCGGGGCTGCGATGTCCGCCTGCTGCTGCCGGGGCCCCATACCGATCATCCCAGTGTCCGGCATGTCGGGCGCCGTTACTACCACAAGCTGCTGGCGGCCGGGGTGCGGATTTTTGAGTACCAACCCCGTTTCCTCCACGCCAAAACCCTGCTCATCGACAACTGGGTCTCCATCGGCTCCAGCAACATCGACCGCTGGAATTTCCGTTGGAGCCTGGAGGCCAACCAGGAAGCCTCCGACCCGGCCCTGAAAGATCAGCTAGCGGGCCTGTTTGAACAAAATTTTGCCGCCAGCCGAGAAATTCTGGCCGACCAGTGGCATCACCGCCCCTGGTACCAACGCCTGCCGGAGCGCTTCTGGGGCACCTTGGAGTTGTGGCTGGAGCGCTTCAACCAGCGCCAACCCTGA
- a CDS encoding 4Fe-4S binding protein: protein MLTKIFSWRGLRIASQWLFLLFFLFLFLETEGKGADELGWPVRLFLDFNPLILLTTLLSAQSAPVAFFLSLLMVAVTLLLGRVFCGWICPFGTLHNLVSQTAGRARALVRHPAWFKIKYYILVVMLGLALLGSQQAGLLDPISLLIRSLSVSIYPAFSLTASALFDALYHADLRGITAISERFYSLLRDTVLPFQQGFFRQSVFIGLLFIGLLALNLYERRFWCRYLCPLGALLGLLARWSLLRREVAEGCTNCGACGRNCPGGAEPRSLQHLPAGLHDAGRQQTETVADSKEQARQPAAGWRRSECHACFNCDDLCPHNLVKFKLGRPILPWGKRATADLSPGLDLGRRRLVGAAVAGMAMVPLMRVGNLPEARANPKLIRPPGSVPEKEFLSRCVKCGECMKVCLTGGLQPTLLEAGVEGLWTPLLVPRMGYCEYHCTLCGQVCPTGAIRRLSVEEKTEVKIGLAMFDRNRCLPWAYGIPCIVCEEVCPTPKKAIWFEEVEVLNRDGEPVRVQRPHVDLELCIGCGICETLCPVTDKPAIYVTSIGESRSRDNQLLL, encoded by the coding sequence ATGTTAACCAAGATATTTTCCTGGCGCGGCCTGCGGATTGCCTCTCAATGGTTGTTTCTGCTCTTTTTTCTCTTCCTTTTTCTGGAAACCGAAGGCAAAGGGGCCGATGAACTGGGTTGGCCGGTACGGCTTTTTCTCGATTTCAACCCCTTGATCCTGCTGACCACCCTGCTCAGCGCCCAGAGTGCGCCGGTGGCCTTTTTTCTTTCCTTGCTGATGGTGGCCGTCACCTTGCTGCTGGGGCGGGTGTTTTGCGGCTGGATCTGCCCTTTCGGCACCCTGCACAACCTGGTCAGCCAAACCGCCGGCCGGGCCCGCGCTTTGGTGCGCCACCCGGCCTGGTTTAAAATTAAATATTATATCCTGGTGGTCATGCTGGGACTGGCCCTGCTGGGGTCGCAGCAGGCCGGCTTGCTGGATCCCATTTCCCTGCTGATCCGCTCGCTATCGGTCAGTATCTATCCCGCCTTCAGCCTTACTGCCAGCGCCCTTTTCGACGCCCTGTACCACGCCGATCTTCGCGGGATCACCGCCATCTCCGAGCGTTTTTACAGCCTGCTGCGGGATACGGTGCTCCCTTTCCAGCAGGGCTTTTTCCGCCAGTCGGTGTTCATCGGCCTGCTCTTTATCGGGCTGCTGGCCCTGAACCTTTACGAGCGCCGTTTCTGGTGCCGCTACCTGTGCCCTTTGGGCGCCCTGCTGGGGTTGTTGGCCCGCTGGTCGCTGCTGCGCCGGGAGGTGGCCGAGGGCTGCACCAACTGCGGCGCCTGTGGCCGCAACTGCCCAGGTGGAGCTGAACCGCGCAGCCTGCAACACCTGCCCGCCGGCTTGCACGACGCGGGGCGGCAACAAACCGAAACCGTGGCCGACAGCAAAGAGCAAGCACGGCAACCGGCCGCCGGCTGGCGCCGCAGCGAATGCCACGCCTGTTTCAACTGCGATGACCTTTGCCCCCACAACCTGGTGAAATTCAAACTGGGTCGGCCGATTCTGCCGTGGGGTAAACGGGCCACAGCCGATCTTTCCCCCGGGCTGGACCTGGGCCGCCGCCGGCTGGTGGGCGCGGCGGTGGCCGGGATGGCCATGGTGCCGCTGATGCGGGTGGGTAATCTGCCCGAAGCCCGGGCCAACCCCAAGCTGATCCGGCCGCCGGGTTCGGTGCCGGAAAAGGAGTTCCTGTCACGCTGCGTCAAGTGCGGGGAGTGCATGAAAGTATGCCTTACCGGCGGCCTGCAGCCCACCCTGCTGGAAGCCGGGGTGGAAGGGCTGTGGACACCGCTGCTGGTGCCCCGCATGGGTTATTGCGAATACCACTGCACCCTGTGCGGCCAGGTCTGCCCCACCGGAGCGATCCGGCGGCTGAGTGTGGAGGAGAAAACCGAGGTTAAAATCGGCCTGGCCATGTTCGACCGCAACCGTTGCCTGCCCTGGGCTTACGGCATTCCCTGCATCGTCTGCGAAGAGGTCTGCCCCACCCCCAAAAAGGCGATCTGGTTTGAAGAAGTGGAGGTGCTCAACCGCGACGGCGAACCGGTCCGCGTGCAACGCCCCCACGTCGACCTGGAGCTTTGCATCGGCTGCGGCATCTGCGAAACCCTTTGCCCGGTGACCGATAAACCGGCAATCTACGTTACCAGCATCGGGGAATCCCGCTCACGGGACAACCAGTTGCTGCTTTAG
- a CDS encoding DUF362 domain-containing protein, translating to MDRRNFLLKTTVAGGALLVPPAFDTWWQQSRAGELPDLVMTKGGDPASATRQAVAALGGMERFVSRGDIVVLKPNIAFDRRPEQAANTNPDVVRATAEMCLEAGARLVKVFDRPVNDARRCYVQSGIAAALEPLDGVDLKYVDERRFRDMRIGGQVLTTWPIYTEAVEADVLINLPIAKHHGLARLTMAIKNWMGIMGGNRSRIHQRLDQALAEMAAFVEPDLSILDAHRILVANGPQGGSLDDVRRPEVIIAGTDEVAIDSLGATLFEMTGSDLGYVREAVRLGVGEADLNKLKLQEINLPA from the coding sequence GTGGCAGCAAAGCCGGGCTGGTGAACTGCCGGACCTGGTGATGACCAAAGGCGGCGACCCCGCCAGCGCCACCCGCCAAGCCGTGGCGGCCCTGGGCGGCATGGAACGCTTTGTCAGCCGGGGCGATATCGTGGTCCTTAAACCCAATATCGCCTTCGATCGCCGCCCCGAACAGGCCGCCAACACCAATCCCGATGTGGTGCGGGCCACGGCGGAAATGTGCCTGGAGGCCGGCGCCAGGCTGGTCAAGGTGTTCGACCGGCCGGTGAACGATGCCCGCCGCTGTTACGTGCAAAGCGGAATCGCCGCCGCCCTGGAGCCCCTGGACGGGGTGGATCTTAAATATGTCGATGAACGGCGCTTCCGGGATATGCGTATCGGCGGCCAGGTGCTGACCACCTGGCCCATTTATACCGAGGCGGTGGAGGCCGATGTACTGATCAACCTGCCCATAGCCAAGCACCATGGCCTGGCCCGGTTGACCATGGCCATTAAAAACTGGATGGGCATCATGGGCGGCAACCGGAGCCGCATTCACCAGCGCCTGGACCAGGCCCTGGCGGAGATGGCGGCCTTTGTCGAACCTGACCTGAGCATCCTCGACGCCCACCGCATCCTGGTGGCCAACGGCCCCCAGGGCGGCAGCCTGGATGACGTGCGCCGGCCCGAAGTGATCATCGCCGGCACCGATGAAGTGGCCATCGACTCTTTGGGCGCCACCCTCTTTGAGATGACCGGCAGCGACCTGGGCTATGTGCGGGAAGCGGTCCGGCTGGGGGTGGGCGAAGCGGACTTGAACAAACTAAAACTGCAGGAAATCAACCTGCCGGCCTGA